In Candidatus Nanopelagicales bacterium, the genomic window AGGGAGGAGGCCGAAGCCAGCCAAGCGCGCGCTCTGCGCGATGTTCCCGCTTCTCTGCGGGGGGACAGCGTGATCGCTGTGGGTGATTCGCCGCTGGCGGCGTTGCAGCGTCTTGACTGGAGGGGCGATGAGGTGCTGCTGCTGAGCTCATCCAAGGAAGGCAAGATCATGCGAGTGTTTCTTGGTGACATGACGTACAAGCTGATCAGAGCCACGCCAGTGCCGGCGATTGTTCTCCCCCGGCGCACCTAGCCTCTGGACCGTGAAGCAGATCCGGCGCCATGTGGCAGGCGTTCTGTGGGGGGCGCGCGTAGCCTGGGGGCAGCGTCGTTCCGATCAGGAGGACTCATGGCGAATCGCACATACGGTCTCAGCGAAGTTGTAGGAACCAGCCCTGACGGCGTCGACGCGGCAATTCAAAATGCCATCACGCGCGCTGCCAAGACGGTTCGGCATATCGACTGGTTCGAGGTGACCCAGATCCGCGGCTACGTCCGGCACGGCAGCGTCGATCACTTCCAGGTGGCGCTCAAGCTTGGCTTCCGGCTCGAGGACAAGTAGAGCCGACGCCCCTGCGGATT contains:
- a CDS encoding dodecin family protein, which gives rise to MANRTYGLSEVVGTSPDGVDAAIQNAITRAAKTVRHIDWFEVTQIRGYVRHGSVDHFQVALKLGFRLEDK